A stretch of Blautia liquoris DNA encodes these proteins:
- a CDS encoding L-dopachrome tautomerase-related protein, producing MNYEMLLSWNRLYWNFTNESTKAQFEKNQYWKHAIPTGIKVDQNGVFYAAVPRWTDGIPSTLNYIAMKDGKAILEPFPSWKWNQAGNVDALQSVMGYEIDEYNRMWILDQGKIAYQPSKPGSQKLLLWDLNSNKMIDSIIIPDKAAPYRTSFLNDLVVDNKNGFVYITDSGSGWQNHPIVGGIIIYNMKTKTFRRVLNKQPSTQPLPGFQFDIDTRRVYSDKPVEFGVDGIALSADHCTLYYCSVPSRNLYAIDTALLRDYGTPLEEIDCRVCALGSKGTTTDGMCGDNRGNIFYTMEEKKGIGVYNTRNCEFREIVSDDWMMWVDGVSFDQHGSIIFNHNKLNQVFENPQTQIDWNCPYNFAIWRAYIDKGTKSYLYGC from the coding sequence ATGAATTATGAAATGTTACTGTCTTGGAACCGGTTATACTGGAATTTTACTAACGAATCCACGAAAGCACAATTTGAAAAGAATCAATATTGGAAACATGCTATTCCGACTGGGATAAAGGTTGATCAAAATGGCGTCTTCTACGCTGCTGTTCCACGCTGGACAGATGGAATACCCTCAACTTTGAATTATATCGCTATGAAAGATGGCAAAGCTATTCTGGAGCCGTTTCCAAGCTGGAAATGGAACCAGGCAGGAAATGTAGATGCACTGCAGTCTGTCATGGGTTATGAGATTGACGAGTACAACCGAATGTGGATCTTAGATCAGGGAAAAATTGCCTATCAGCCATCGAAACCAGGCTCACAAAAATTGCTTTTGTGGGATCTGAACTCGAATAAGATGATAGATTCGATAATCATTCCCGATAAAGCAGCCCCTTACCGAACATCTTTTTTAAATGACCTTGTTGTGGACAATAAGAACGGATTTGTCTATATTACAGATTCAGGCAGCGGATGGCAGAATCATCCGATTGTTGGCGGAATTATCATTTACAATATGAAAACAAAAACATTCCGGCGAGTACTTAATAAACAGCCAAGCACACAGCCGCTTCCCGGTTTCCAGTTCGATATTGACACCAGACGTGTATATAGTGACAAACCTGTCGAATTTGGAGTTGATGGCATTGCCTTATCCGCTGACCACTGCACACTATATTATTGCTCGGTTCCGTCCAGGAATCTATATGCCATCGACACTGCTTTGCTGCGTGATTACGGGACTCCTCTAGAAGAGATCGACTGCCGTGTTTGCGCTCTGGGAAGCAAAGGAACGACAACCGATGGCATGTGCGGTGATAATCGTGGAAATATCTTTTATACCATGGAAGAAAAGAAAGGAATTGGAGTTTATAATACCAGAAATTGCGAATTTCGTGAAATTGTTTCTGATGACTGGATGATGTGGGTAGACGGGGTATCTTTTGATCAACATGGATCAATTATCTTTAACCATAACAAATTAAACCAAGTTTTTGAAAATCCACAGACACAAATTGACTGGAATTGCCCCTACAATTTTGCAATCTGGAGGGCTTACATTGATAAAGGCACAAAATCCTATCTATATGGATGCTGA
- a CDS encoding NYN domain-containing protein, translating to MRNLKRIALLIDADNTQLSKLEDVIQEISTHGRIVVKRAYGNWKKNTLKNWESEIMRLAIRPQQQFDYTSGKNATDMALVIDTISLLHKDLYDGFVIVASDSDYTPLAITLHESGVYVIGVGEKKTPEAFRNSCDEFIFLENLNTESEKSAKKGDAGNEKAKGNAPEAEETIDNNDSTNDINEIHKLLKIASDKFQDDDGYVNVSLAGQYIKRAKPDFDVRTFGFIKLTKLLEAFPEKYMIKKHPGKGKVTIIAYKCK from the coding sequence ATGAGAAATTTAAAGCGAATTGCACTTTTAATTGATGCTGACAACACACAATTGTCAAAGCTGGAAGATGTCATACAGGAAATCTCAACACATGGCCGTATTGTAGTCAAAAGAGCCTATGGAAACTGGAAAAAGAATACTTTAAAAAACTGGGAAAGCGAAATCATGCGGCTGGCAATCAGACCTCAGCAGCAATTTGACTACACCTCCGGAAAGAATGCAACGGATATGGCTCTCGTCATTGACACCATCTCTCTGCTGCATAAAGACCTTTATGATGGATTCGTGATTGTTGCAAGTGACAGCGATTATACCCCACTTGCGATCACCTTGCATGAATCCGGTGTATACGTCATAGGTGTCGGTGAAAAGAAAACACCAGAGGCATTCAGAAACAGCTGTGATGAATTTATTTTTTTGGAAAATCTCAATACAGAATCAGAGAAATCCGCAAAAAAAGGAGATGCCGGCAATGAAAAAGCAAAAGGGAATGCTCCTGAAGCCGAAGAAACAATCGATAACAATGACAGCACAAATGATATCAATGAAATACACAAGCTGTTAAAAATTGCGTCAGATAAATTCCAGGACGATGATGGATATGTCAATGTAAGCCTTGCCGGTCAGTATATCAAAAGAGCCAAACCAGATTTTGATGTGAGAACCTTTGGCTTCATCAAACTGACCAAACTACTCGAAGCATTTCCCGAGAAATACATGATCAAGAAGCATCCTGGAAAGGGGAAAGTGACAATCATCGCATACAAATGCAAATAA
- a CDS encoding class I SAM-dependent methyltransferase, with protein MNENYNQVLYQEEDPKAYIEDYWTKRSEGFASLRKNELHSDKYQRWEKEILTQLPTGDNLKILDIGCGAGFFSIILAKHGHQVVGIDLTESMIADAKILAAEEGVKPTFCTMDAENLDFDDESFDVVISRNLTWTLPHPRDAYREWMRVLKKDGVMLNYDAEYAKDQKTSKLSGRHAHDDISKELMNQCNEIYHMLDISEKHRPEWDRLILMQMEVSECEVNPNVGQDIYKEKDMFYIPVPMFRIRAVKRG; from the coding sequence ATGAACGAAAATTATAATCAGGTTTTATATCAGGAAGAGGATCCGAAAGCATATATTGAAGACTACTGGACAAAACGATCCGAAGGATTTGCAAGTCTTCGAAAAAACGAATTACATAGTGACAAATATCAAAGATGGGAGAAGGAGATACTCACACAGCTGCCTACAGGAGATAATCTCAAGATACTGGATATCGGCTGTGGGGCCGGCTTTTTCTCTATTATCCTTGCCAAACACGGTCATCAGGTTGTCGGCATTGATCTGACAGAAAGTATGATTGCGGATGCTAAGATACTTGCTGCAGAGGAAGGGGTAAAGCCCACTTTTTGTACGATGGATGCTGAGAATCTGGATTTCGACGATGAGTCTTTTGACGTGGTGATATCAAGAAATCTCACGTGGACCTTGCCTCATCCACGAGATGCATATAGGGAGTGGATGCGAGTGCTGAAAAAAGACGGAGTTATGCTTAATTATGATGCGGAGTATGCCAAAGATCAGAAGACATCGAAACTGTCGGGCAGACATGCTCACGACGATATTTCAAAAGAGCTGATGAATCAGTGCAACGAAATCTATCATATGCTGGACATCAGCGAAAAGCACCGCCCCGAATGGGACCGTCTGATTCTGATGCAGATGGAGGTAAGTGAATGTGAAGTGAATCCGAACGTGGGGCAGGATATCTACAAAGAGAAGGATATGTTCTATATCCCAGTGCCTATGTTTCGAATCCGTGCGGTAAAAAGGGGATAG
- a CDS encoding DUF3307 domain-containing protein: MMIYILLAAYFLADFSFQPAKLAIRKRKNFSYLAVYSAVYAAVFFPILFVLVKVRYAFLAYFFIVILHPLIDRGKILLERKYEDKTCKFILFLVDQVLHILLISVVCFTFQLEEHTSLIYGKLMEWNHFRELVIYVLIFAIIWDPASVFIKNLFQYLDRSNSGIAADEEPQIGRIIGKLERLIISILILCDQFGAVGFVLTAKSIARFKQLEDRDFAEKYLVGTLTSTVIAFIVTLVLGLAI, from the coding sequence ATGATGATATATATTTTACTGGCGGCATATTTTCTCGCTGATTTTTCTTTTCAGCCTGCGAAACTGGCCATAAGAAAAAGAAAGAACTTCAGTTATCTGGCAGTCTATTCTGCTGTCTATGCAGCTGTATTTTTTCCGATTCTATTTGTTCTGGTGAAAGTTCGATATGCCTTTTTGGCGTATTTTTTCATAGTGATTTTACATCCGTTGATTGACAGAGGTAAAATATTGCTGGAAAGAAAATATGAGGATAAAACCTGTAAGTTTATATTATTTCTTGTGGATCAGGTCTTACATATCTTGCTTATCTCGGTAGTCTGCTTTACTTTTCAACTGGAGGAGCATACAAGTCTTATTTACGGAAAGCTGATGGAGTGGAATCATTTCAGGGAACTTGTTATCTACGTTTTGATTTTTGCTATTATATGGGATCCAGCCTCCGTATTCATAAAGAATTTGTTTCAATACTTGGATCGTTCAAATAGTGGTATTGCAGCGGATGAAGAGCCACAGATAGGAAGAATCATTGGAAAACTCGAAAGACTTATCATCTCCATCTTGATTCTGTGCGATCAGTTTGGGGCAGTTGGATTTGTGCTGACGGCCAAGAGCATAGCAAGATTTAAACAGTTGGAAGATAGGGATTTTGCAGAGAAATATCTGGTCGGTACATTGACCAGTACGGTAATTGCCTTTATCGTTACCCTTGTTTTGGGGCTGGCGATATGA
- the nikC gene encoding nickel transporter permease: MKQKMKISRSVSSQKKNHVKLIILLILLGLMLFCAAFAKYLTPYDPYEQDLSQALKAPNSSHLLGTDRYGRDMLSRVILGSRSTIFSTLALVSVISIVGIAVGTFCGYVGGRADSVIMRISDVFLAFPGMVFAIAVAGVLGGGISNAVIALACISWPKYARLARGQVLTQKNMPYIEAARLSGCGTTKIIFRHLVPNVLGPIVVTASLDVGTMMMEIAGLSFLGLGAVPPAAEWGSMMSNGRSMLQTSPWVILAPGCAIFLTVVLFNLLGDTVRDIMDPRDAQT, translated from the coding sequence ATGAAGCAAAAGATGAAAATATCAAGATCAGTTTCCAGTCAGAAAAAGAATCATGTCAAGCTGATTATTTTGTTGATCCTTCTTGGGCTTATGCTGTTTTGTGCTGCATTTGCAAAATATTTGACGCCATATGATCCTTATGAACAGGACTTATCGCAGGCACTGAAAGCACCGAATAGCAGTCATCTGCTCGGCACAGACCGCTATGGCAGAGATATGCTCTCCAGAGTGATTTTGGGTTCGAGGAGTACAATTTTTTCTACTCTTGCCCTGGTTAGCGTGATCAGTATTGTGGGAATCGCCGTGGGGACCTTCTGCGGATATGTCGGAGGCAGGGCAGACTCCGTGATTATGAGAATTTCGGATGTTTTTTTGGCATTTCCCGGGATGGTATTTGCCATCGCAGTTGCTGGCGTCCTGGGCGGGGGCATCTCAAATGCCGTGATTGCCCTGGCCTGTATCTCATGGCCGAAGTATGCCAGACTTGCAAGAGGTCAAGTACTGACACAAAAGAATATGCCTTATATTGAGGCGGCAAGGCTCTCAGGATGTGGGACGACAAAGATCATCTTTCGTCATCTGGTTCCAAATGTTCTGGGACCGATTGTGGTGACGGCCTCTCTTGATGTCGGGACGATGATGATGGAAATCGCCGGCTTGTCATTTCTGGGTCTCGGGGCAGTTCCTCCGGCAGCGGAATGGGGATCTATGATGAGCAACGGCAGGAGTATGCTGCAGACATCACCATGGGTAATTCTGGCTCCTGGATGTGCAATCTTCCTCACGGTTGTACTGTTTAATCTTCTTGGAGATACTGTACGGGATATTATGGATCCACGGGATGCACAGACATAA
- a CDS encoding helix-turn-helix domain-containing protein → MEKLKRTLRSKSLLKYFLIYLSCFMMILVIFLGMIRESYRILKKNVMKSSNNYLEEKITRLENDISKLSKSSDALYRSQSFALLQHTDGSMDKANILAVKNVHDQFRSLKEAISSASQEQMVPYGLLLFRSNDIIADTERCSDHYKLYYNTFLTVEYNSRQLNAEEFKDLLFEPTDDFRRYIKLDSITFPNKAGKILTIKEGILIPIGNLSDRNTAMYILMSSDALYHSFMEQYITGGYIRVLYKGNTLVNKGTGNEADKNSKEKNDYIFKKKSTVLGWDIEMGLDEKIIDNQMIHIKYILGSYIVLGIAGMFLLAFLMSYRQYLSIQKLFDSFDGIPDNSGGGNDYIRLGNMIENILTQNDNYQQLVEESIQENEIILMQDLILRGVSSPNIVKLINKHFNNSLEFFCVVVIQMPRNMDRVQVLHMYLDEKIKQFSDREYDIVQTSEGELTLILSMSAGEEPTTYLVEKLLTDIMKDLTDIGTDETYQFAVSSIGTCIKNIHTCYNQAKQMLIYNINKNQSFVVAYKVDDNSMRDNNVNIENLNSFYRTLINGEKDQAQHILDKLISNYKKMPFRFENSKQTAFYSVYNTIQSASQNYPEKYFADLEVCHPCDDFDINEFENMLTNFVEKYFRAIAKYKLDSDNNLEKRLVSYIDNNYQRADLTISIACRDNSITPTLMNETLKKYCGMTFAACLENKRVQEAKSYLKYSDFCNEKIADKVGFGAVNTFYRVFQKCTYMTPGQYREPHTAENQHSK, encoded by the coding sequence ATGGAAAAGTTAAAAAGAACGCTGCGGTCGAAATCGTTACTTAAGTATTTTCTAATCTATCTGTCTTGTTTTATGATGATCCTTGTTATTTTTCTTGGTATGATTCGTGAATCGTATCGTATCCTTAAGAAAAATGTGATGAAGTCTAGCAACAATTATCTTGAGGAAAAGATAACGAGATTAGAGAATGACATCTCAAAACTTAGTAAATCCTCAGATGCATTATACAGAAGTCAGTCTTTTGCTCTATTGCAGCATACAGACGGCTCAATGGATAAAGCAAATATTCTGGCTGTCAAGAATGTGCATGATCAGTTTCGGAGTCTTAAGGAAGCAATCTCCTCCGCGTCACAAGAGCAAATGGTTCCTTATGGGCTCCTTTTGTTTCGATCAAATGATATTATCGCCGATACTGAACGATGTTCAGATCACTATAAACTGTATTATAATACATTTTTGACGGTTGAATACAACAGTAGACAACTCAACGCAGAAGAATTTAAAGATCTTCTTTTTGAACCCACAGATGATTTTAGAAGGTATATAAAACTAGATTCTATTACATTCCCCAATAAAGCAGGTAAAATATTGACCATAAAAGAAGGAATTTTGATACCTATTGGAAACTTGTCAGACAGAAATACGGCAATGTATATTCTAATGTCTTCTGATGCACTATACCATTCATTCATGGAGCAATATATAACTGGCGGTTATATTCGGGTTTTATATAAGGGGAATACACTTGTAAATAAAGGAACAGGAAACGAAGCAGATAAGAATTCAAAAGAAAAAAATGACTACATTTTTAAGAAGAAATCAACGGTTTTAGGCTGGGATATTGAGATGGGCCTTGATGAAAAGATCATTGATAATCAGATGATTCATATAAAATATATTCTTGGCAGTTATATTGTTCTGGGTATCGCCGGAATGTTTCTTTTAGCGTTTTTAATGAGTTATCGCCAATACTTAAGTATTCAAAAGTTATTCGATTCCTTCGATGGAATTCCTGATAATTCTGGAGGGGGAAATGATTATATTCGACTCGGAAACATGATTGAGAATATTTTGACGCAGAATGACAATTATCAGCAATTGGTAGAAGAGTCAATTCAGGAAAATGAAATTATCCTGATGCAGGACTTGATACTACGAGGGGTCAGTTCTCCAAACATTGTGAAGTTGATAAATAAACATTTTAATAATAGTCTGGAATTCTTTTGTGTTGTGGTTATTCAAATGCCCCGGAATATGGATCGAGTTCAAGTTCTTCATATGTACCTTGATGAGAAGATCAAACAATTTTCAGACAGGGAATATGATATTGTACAAACTTCAGAGGGAGAGTTAACTCTTATATTATCTATGAGCGCTGGTGAAGAGCCAACCACTTATCTTGTAGAGAAGCTGCTTACCGATATTATGAAAGATCTGACTGACATAGGAACAGATGAAACGTATCAATTTGCAGTCAGTTCCATAGGGACATGTATCAAAAACATTCATACATGTTACAATCAGGCAAAACAGATGCTGATTTACAATATCAACAAGAACCAAAGTTTTGTGGTGGCCTACAAAGTTGATGATAATTCTATGCGGGATAACAATGTTAATATAGAGAATCTGAATAGCTTTTATAGAACACTTATCAATGGAGAAAAAGACCAGGCACAACATATACTGGATAAATTGATTTCCAATTATAAAAAAATGCCATTTCGATTCGAAAATAGTAAGCAGACAGCTTTTTATTCCGTTTATAATACGATTCAATCTGCAAGCCAGAATTATCCGGAAAAGTATTTTGCAGACCTTGAAGTTTGTCACCCTTGCGACGATTTTGATATTAATGAGTTTGAAAACATGTTAACCAATTTTGTAGAAAAGTATTTTCGCGCGATAGCAAAATATAAACTGGATTCAGATAATAACTTGGAGAAACGACTGGTTTCATACATCGATAATAATTATCAGCGCGCAGATCTTACGATTTCCATAGCATGCCGCGATAATTCAATAACCCCAACATTGATGAATGAGACTTTAAAAAAATATTGTGGGATGACTTTTGCGGCCTGCCTTGAAAATAAAAGAGTGCAGGAAGCAAAATCCTATCTTAAATACAGTGATTTTTGCAATGAAAAAATAGCCGATAAAGTTGGCTTTGGGGCAGTAAACACCTTTTATCGGGTATTTCAGAAATGTACATATATGACGCCGGGACAATATCGAGAGCCACATACAGCAGAGAATCAGCACAGTAAATAG
- a CDS encoding P-loop NTPase family protein: protein MKIAILGYSGSGKSTLAHFLSENIRTECLHLDQVHFSNNWIERPDAEAKSMVSDFMEKTDWIIDGNYTNLYHSKRLEEADQIILLLFSRWAALRRVLARYNKFRGQTRPDMGDGCNEKIDCEFIWWILYKGRTKHKQDQYNNIQKKYPDKTIIIRNQRELDKLYQEMKNRNQT from the coding sequence ATGAAAATAGCAATATTGGGTTACTCAGGAAGTGGAAAGTCAACCTTGGCTCATTTTTTATCAGAAAATATAAGAACGGAATGTCTCCATCTTGATCAAGTGCACTTTTCAAATAACTGGATTGAACGCCCGGATGCAGAAGCCAAATCGATGGTCAGTGATTTTATGGAGAAAACAGATTGGATCATAGATGGGAATTATACAAATCTTTACCATTCGAAACGACTGGAGGAAGCTGACCAGATTATTTTACTGCTTTTTTCCAGATGGGCAGCACTCAGACGTGTTCTTGCACGATATAATAAATTTCGTGGACAGACACGACCGGATATGGGCGATGGATGCAATGAAAAAATAGATTGTGAATTTATCTGGTGGATTTTGTATAAGGGACGCACAAAGCATAAGCAAGATCAATACAATAATATCCAGAAAAAATATCCTGATAAAACCATTATAATTCGAAACCAGAGGGAACTGGATAAACTATATCAGGAAATGAAAAATCGAAACCAGACCTAA
- a CDS encoding GlsB/YeaQ/YmgE family stress response membrane protein → MGIISWLIIGALAGWLASMITGNNASMGALANIIVGIVGGLIGGFIMNFFGGTGITGFNIWSLLVSILGAVILLWIVNAICGRNKK, encoded by the coding sequence ATGGGCATTATCAGTTGGCTTATCATCGGAGCTCTTGCAGGTTGGCTCGCAAGTATGATAACAGGGAATAACGCAAGTATGGGTGCTCTTGCCAACATTATCGTCGGCATTGTCGGAGGCCTTATCGGCGGATTTATTATGAACTTCTTTGGAGGAACGGGGATTACCGGATTCAACATCTGGAGTCTGCTCGTCTCCATTCTAGGCGCGGTAATCCTTCTTTGGATTGTCAATGCGATCTGTGGTCGAAACAAAAAGTAA
- the nikB gene encoding nickel ABC transporter permease, translating to MLRYIGKRMLSLIPILIGITFLSFALMHTTSADAVDIMENNTGMVLSEQAKEQARKDMGLDKPFLEQYMIWLKNLLSGDMGNSYVSGKPVLQTILSKLPATLLLTLTSILTTVFISVPLGVLSAVKKNSVFDYILRFFSFIGNSMPGFFVSLLLIYFFSVKMKLFPVMGSQEGLKSIILPTLTLSIAMSSKYTRQIRAVVLEEMNKDYVLGARARGVSEKTILFASVLKSSMMTVITLLSLSVGSLLGGTAIVETIFMWDGVGKMAADAIMMRDYPVIQAYVIWMAAIYVIVNLVSDIFYHALDPRVRLAGEET from the coding sequence ATGCTGCGCTATATTGGAAAACGCATGCTTTCATTGATACCGATTCTGATCGGGATCACGTTTCTTTCATTTGCGCTGATGCACACGACATCGGCGGATGCAGTGGATATCATGGAAAACAATACAGGAATGGTTTTGTCGGAGCAGGCGAAAGAACAGGCAAGAAAGGATATGGGCCTTGATAAGCCGTTTCTGGAACAATATATGATATGGCTAAAGAACCTTTTATCAGGCGATATGGGTAATTCGTATGTATCAGGAAAACCAGTGCTGCAGACAATATTGTCGAAACTTCCGGCGACGCTTTTACTGACGCTGACTTCCATCCTCACAACAGTCTTTATTTCAGTGCCTCTTGGAGTTTTGTCGGCTGTAAAAAAGAATTCTGTCTTCGACTATATACTGAGGTTTTTCAGCTTTATCGGGAATTCTATGCCGGGATTCTTTGTGTCGTTGCTGTTGATTTATTTTTTCTCTGTGAAAATGAAGCTTTTCCCGGTCATGGGAAGTCAGGAAGGACTTAAAAGCATCATTCTTCCGACACTTACGCTGTCGATTGCCATGTCCTCAAAATATACAAGACAGATTCGAGCGGTCGTATTAGAAGAGATGAATAAAGATTATGTTCTCGGGGCGAGGGCAAGAGGCGTGAGTGAAAAGACAATTCTTTTTGCCAGCGTGTTAAAATCCTCTATGATGACGGTTATCACACTGCTATCACTGTCTGTCGGTTCTCTGCTTGGAGGAACAGCGATTGTTGAGACGATCTTTATGTGGGATGGGGTTGGAAAGATGGCAGCTGATGCAATTATGATGCGCGATTATCCAGTGATTCAGGCATATGTAATCTGGATGGCAGCGATTTATGTGATTGTAAATCTTGTAAGTGATATCTTCTATCATGCCTTGGATCCGCGTGTTCGACTGGCAGGGGAGGAAACATGA
- a CDS encoding ABC transporter substrate-binding protein, translating to MIKKKITGVFLLTALITSTLLGCGSGEPSKRNEKTEESASNHTESKNGKKVFNYGTTAYGVEMGNTGLNPHDNYSGWSTVRYGVGETLFKFTENMELKPWLAKSYEQVDENTVKITLKEGIRFSSGRSLDGQAVKECLEDLIAVNDRAPEDLKISSITADGLDVTISSKEKVPALLNYLSDPYGAIIDMKYGVTKDKNVAGTGPFIATFVSDEQISLNKNPDYWGGQVKMDEVNVKEIVDGDTLTMALQSGEIDAAQGLPYASLELFQNNDDFKISTADTSRTFFTQLNQKTPALQDPDVRKAIAMGIDKEGFTKTLLQGNGSPATGPFPSNFTFGDEQVTAEKYNPDKAKELLTKAGYEDFDGDGYLDKDGKTLTLRWLTYPGRQELPLLAESAQATLKKIGIKVDINNTQNSQDFLDKGEWDIYASAFVTAPTGDPEYFFTTHCLRESAKNRGDYFNDELEQLEGQLHNEFDVEKRGELAVSMEQLILNDNSFIFASHLKMSFVMKSKVNGFEAHPSDYYEITKDLDYK from the coding sequence ATGATAAAAAAGAAAATAACAGGAGTATTCCTCCTGACAGCTTTGATAACATCGACTCTTTTGGGGTGCGGGAGTGGTGAGCCTTCAAAAAGAAACGAAAAGACGGAGGAATCTGCTTCCAATCATACAGAATCCAAGAATGGAAAAAAAGTCTTTAATTATGGAACAACCGCATACGGAGTTGAGATGGGCAACACGGGTTTAAATCCGCATGACAACTATTCCGGATGGTCGACGGTTCGGTATGGGGTTGGAGAGACTTTGTTTAAGTTTACTGAAAACATGGAACTAAAACCGTGGCTTGCAAAAAGCTATGAGCAGGTGGATGAAAATACTGTGAAGATCACGCTGAAGGAAGGAATCAGATTCAGCAGCGGAAGATCTCTGGATGGACAAGCAGTAAAGGAATGTCTTGAGGATCTGATTGCCGTCAATGACCGTGCACCGGAGGACCTTAAGATATCATCGATCACGGCGGACGGACTTGATGTGACCATTTCATCTAAGGAGAAAGTACCGGCACTTTTGAATTATCTTTCGGATCCCTATGGTGCGATCATTGATATGAAATATGGGGTGACAAAGGATAAAAATGTTGCCGGCACAGGGCCGTTTATTGCCACCTTTGTCTCGGACGAGCAGATCAGTCTGAATAAAAATCCCGATTATTGGGGAGGACAAGTAAAGATGGATGAAGTCAATGTAAAGGAGATCGTGGATGGCGATACGTTGACGATGGCGCTTCAGTCCGGTGAGATTGATGCTGCCCAGGGACTTCCATATGCAAGTCTTGAGCTGTTTCAAAACAATGATGATTTTAAGATCAGCACGGCTGATACTTCACGTACTTTTTTTACACAGCTAAACCAAAAGACACCGGCACTTCAGGATCCGGATGTGAGAAAAGCGATCGCTATGGGAATTGACAAAGAGGGATTTACGAAGACTTTGCTTCAGGGAAATGGCTCTCCGGCAACGGGTCCTTTTCCGTCGAATTTTACATTCGGTGACGAGCAGGTGACGGCAGAGAAGTACAACCCTGACAAGGCGAAGGAGCTGCTTACAAAAGCAGGTTATGAAGATTTTGATGGTGACGGATATCTGGATAAAGATGGAAAGACTCTGACTCTTCGGTGGCTGACTTATCCGGGACGCCAGGAACTTCCTCTTTTGGCCGAGTCCGCTCAGGCGACTTTGAAGAAGATCGGAATTAAAGTAGATATCAATAACACCCAAAACAGCCAGGATTTTCTGGATAAAGGGGAATGGGACATCTATGCAAGTGCATTTGTCACTGCTCCGACCGGAGATCCGGAGTATTTCTTCACGACACATTGTCTGAGGGAATCCGCAAAGAACAGGGGTGATTATTTTAATGATGAGCTTGAACAGCTGGAAGGACAGCTTCATAATGAATTTGATGTAGAAAAACGCGGGGAATTGGCGGTTTCGATGGAGCAGTTGATTTTAAATGATAACAGCTTTATCTTTGCATCTCATCTTAAGATGTCATTTGTGATGAAATCCAAGGTGAATGGGTTTGAAGCACATCCTTCCGATTATTATGAAATTACGAAAGATCTGGATTATAAATAA
- a CDS encoding SatD family protein, producing the protein MEKYSALIIDLKKSRSYSLNDRNSLQKYILKVIKHLNSLFSHSLVREIEFSAGDEVQGLFISPEASYLYYRLFAMIVYPVEIRAGIGVGEWNVQIIHASTTVQDGPVYHNARHAIKHVKDTQGYPVLLYSGNENDRYVNTVINSPFAFTDKNTEYQNDMMLMLELLYPIDCSHSIDCSKIAPIFPLLASKKEIDYYTRFRKEKAVRNYPFDVAESTHDSPICTDAAELTSGFFTTSGKKRGMTIQLSRMLLVSRQSVDKTIKTANVYEARNCTITALQFMNQYF; encoded by the coding sequence ATGGAAAAATATTCTGCATTAATTATAGATTTGAAGAAATCCAGATCATATTCGCTTAATGATCGGAATTCACTACAAAAGTACATTCTTAAAGTGATAAAACATTTGAACAGCTTGTTTTCTCATTCGCTTGTAAGGGAGATTGAGTTCAGTGCCGGCGATGAGGTTCAGGGGCTGTTTATTTCTCCGGAGGCGTCGTATCTTTATTACAGATTGTTTGCCATGATTGTTTATCCGGTTGAAATCAGGGCCGGAATTGGTGTGGGTGAATGGAATGTCCAGATTATACATGCAAGTACTACAGTACAGGATGGACCGGTATATCATAATGCGCGGCATGCAATCAAACATGTAAAGGACACACAGGGATATCCGGTGCTTTTATATTCGGGCAATGAGAATGACAGATACGTCAACACAGTCATTAATTCCCCTTTTGCATTTACTGATAAGAATACAGAGTATCAAAATGATATGATGTTGATGTTGGAGCTGTTGTATCCGATAGACTGCAGTCATTCCATAGACTGCAGTAAAATCGCTCCGATCTTTCCACTTTTAGCATCAAAAAAAGAAATTGATTATTATACAAGGTTTCGAAAGGAAAAAGCTGTCAGAAACTATCCCTTTGATGTGGCCGAGAGCACACATGACAGCCCCATTTGTACAGATGCCGCAGAATTGACAAGTGGCTTTTTTACTACTTCCGGAAAAAAACGAGGAATGACAATTCAGCTTTCAAGAATGCTCCTTGTGAGCAGACAGAGTGTGGATAAGACTATAAAAACGGCTAATGTCTATGAAGCACGAAATTGTACTATTACGGCACTACAGTTTATGAATCAATATTTCTGA